Proteins encoded in a region of the Chryseobacterium piperi genome:
- a CDS encoding Lrp/AsnC family transcriptional regulator, which produces MNYQLDEIDKKILDFLVENTRMPFTEIAKQMDVSAGTIHVRVKKMEDAGIILGSSLNIDYGKLDYHFTAFIGILLTKSNRTQEVLKELSTIPNVIEASVISGKYNIFCKVRAKNTDDAKRIIYQIDDIQDVMRTESMISMEEYLSDKNRLINAISI; this is translated from the coding sequence ATGAACTATCAACTGGACGAAATAGACAAAAAGATTCTTGATTTCTTAGTAGAAAACACAAGAATGCCTTTTACTGAAATTGCTAAGCAGATGGATGTTTCTGCAGGGACAATTCACGTAAGAGTGAAAAAAATGGAAGATGCAGGTATTATTTTGGGATCATCCCTTAATATCGATTATGGTAAGTTGGACTATCACTTTACAGCCTTCATTGGAATTCTTTTAACTAAATCAAACCGTACTCAAGAAGTATTGAAGGAATTATCAACAATTCCTAATGTAATTGAAGCGAGTGTGATTTCTGGAAAATACAATATTTTCTGTAAAGTAAGAGCGAAGAATACTGATGACGCAAAGAGAATCATCTATCAAATAGACGATATTCAGGATGTAATGAGAACTGAAAGTATGATCTCTATGGAAGAATACTTAAGCGATAAAAATAGATTGATCAACGCTATTTCTATCTAA
- a CDS encoding sodium:solute symporter — MSPVILLSIIIVYFALLLWVAYKTGKGSDNESFFIGNRKSNWMLVAFGMIGTSLSGVTFVSVPGAVGKDSFSYLQITVGYLIGYIIIAYVLLPLYYRLKLTSIYGYLQQRMGQLSYKSGAWIFIVSRLVGATARLYLVVNILQVAILDSLGVPFIVTTLVILFMIILYTYEGGVKTIVWTDTLQTSCMLLGLIICTVYMLNHLGLNVGESLTAMQSKGYTKIFDFDPNQKSFFIKQVLAGAFITITMTGIDQEMMQKSLSVTRLKDSQKNMVSLGFILLGVISLFLYMGGLLHLYGAEQNVASSGDQLFPDIALNHMPGFISIIFIIALISALFPSADGAMTALTSSLCIDVFGMKEKKEWNEQKKERFRKNVHLIVALSFLVMVVIFKMINDNSMIGLILKLAGFTYGPLLGLFAFGIFTKYKVKDKLVPYICIAAPVISFFIDKYQENIFGEFKIGLELLIINGLLTFIGLWLIRKK; from the coding sequence ATGTCTCCAGTTATATTACTGTCCATTATCATTGTGTATTTCGCGCTACTTCTTTGGGTAGCTTATAAAACAGGTAAAGGAAGTGACAATGAGAGTTTCTTTATTGGAAACCGAAAAAGTAATTGGATGCTTGTTGCATTTGGAATGATAGGAACTTCTCTTTCAGGAGTTACTTTCGTCAGTGTTCCCGGCGCAGTGGGAAAAGATAGTTTTTCTTATTTGCAGATTACTGTAGGGTATCTTATCGGTTATATTATTATCGCTTATGTATTACTGCCTTTATATTACCGTCTGAAACTAACTTCCATTTATGGCTATCTTCAACAGAGAATGGGCCAGCTTTCTTATAAATCAGGAGCATGGATTTTTATTGTCTCAAGATTAGTCGGGGCAACTGCCAGGCTATATCTGGTTGTAAACATTCTCCAGGTTGCGATCCTGGACAGTTTAGGAGTCCCTTTTATTGTAACTACTTTAGTTATTCTCTTCATGATCATCCTGTATACGTATGAAGGTGGAGTAAAAACGATTGTATGGACGGATACATTACAAACTTCCTGCATGCTTTTAGGACTGATTATCTGTACTGTTTATATGCTTAATCATTTAGGTCTGAATGTTGGAGAAAGCCTTACAGCTATGCAGTCAAAAGGATACACTAAAATCTTTGATTTCGATCCGAACCAGAAAAGCTTTTTCATTAAGCAGGTTTTAGCAGGTGCTTTTATCACGATAACCATGACGGGAATTGATCAGGAAATGATGCAGAAAAGCCTTTCCGTAACCAGGCTGAAAGATTCTCAGAAAAATATGGTGAGCTTAGGATTTATTCTTTTAGGGGTTATTTCTTTATTCTTATATATGGGAGGTCTTCTTCATTTGTATGGTGCTGAACAAAATGTTGCCAGCTCTGGAGATCAACTTTTCCCTGATATTGCATTGAATCATATGCCCGGATTTATTTCAATCATTTTTATTATCGCTTTAATTTCAGCGTTATTTCCGAGTGCAGATGGTGCGATGACGGCGCTTACCTCTTCGTTATGCATTGATGTTTTCGGAATGAAGGAAAAGAAAGAATGGAATGAGCAGAAAAAAGAACGTTTCAGAAAAAATGTTCACCTCATCGTAGCCCTTTCTTTTTTAGTCATGGTGGTCATTTTTAAAATGATTAATGACAACTCTATGATCGGTTTAATTCTGAAATTGGCAGGGTTCACCTATGGACCTCTGTTAGGGCTTTTTGCTTTTGGAATTTTCACAAAATACAAAGTCAAAGACAAGCTGGTTCCATATATTTGTATTGCAGCACCTGTAATTTCCTTTTTTATAGATAAATACCAGGAAAACATTTTCGGAGAATTTAAAATCGGTTTGGAATTACTGATCATTAATGGATTGCTAACTTTTATTGGCTTATGGCTGATCAGAAAAAAATAA
- a CDS encoding GNAT family N-acetyltransferase: MTEVKQNNDEKHGSFEAFIDGNHAGLMTYTWAGEGRFIIDHTEVEEAYNGKGVGKEMVLAAVDFARKEGKKIIALCPFAKATFQKNEDLQDVLV, encoded by the coding sequence ATGACAGAAGTAAAACAAAACAACGACGAAAAACACGGAAGTTTTGAGGCTTTCATAGACGGAAACCACGCAGGCCTGATGACTTATACCTGGGCTGGAGAAGGGAGATTCATTATAGATCATACAGAAGTAGAGGAAGCATACAACGGGAAAGGCGTTGGTAAGGAAATGGTTTTAGCGGCGGTAGACTTCGCAAGAAAAGAAGGCAAAAAAATAATTGCTCTTTGTCCTTTTGCGAAAGCTACTTTCCAGAAAAACGAAGATCTACAGGACGTCCTGGTCTAG
- a CDS encoding TMEM175 family protein — protein sequence MTKGRLEAFSDGVLAIIITIMVLELKVPEGNSWASLKPILPKLLAYIFSFIYVGIYWNNHHHLFQAAKRINGTILWANLHLLFWLSLMPIATEWIGTTNFAKNPVAAYGIGLIMCAIAYTILENLIVKCEGENSRLKEAIHAKFKEYISIIFYILGIATSFFYPYIAICFYYIVALIWLIPDRRIEKLLKEEDNGNTRI from the coding sequence ATGACAAAAGGAAGACTGGAAGCTTTCAGTGATGGTGTTTTAGCAATTATCATCACCATAATGGTTCTTGAACTCAAGGTTCCGGAAGGGAATAGTTGGGCAAGTCTGAAGCCTATTCTTCCAAAACTTTTGGCTTATATTTTCAGTTTTATTTATGTCGGAATCTATTGGAATAATCACCATCACCTCTTTCAGGCTGCTAAAAGAATTAACGGAACCATTCTATGGGCAAATCTGCATTTACTTTTCTGGCTCTCTTTAATGCCTATTGCGACGGAATGGATCGGAACCACTAATTTTGCCAAAAATCCTGTTGCTGCTTATGGAATAGGATTGATTATGTGTGCTATTGCATATACCATTCTGGAAAATTTAATTGTTAAATGCGAAGGCGAGAATTCAAGACTAAAAGAGGCTATACACGCTAAGTTTAAAGAATATATTTCTATTATATTTTATATTTTAGGGATAGCCACTTCATTTTTTTATCCTTATATTGCTATCTGTTTTTATTATATAGTTGCTCTTATATGGCTTATTCCGGATAGAAGAATCGAAAAATTATTAAAAGAAGAAGATAATGGAAACACACGAATATAA
- a CDS encoding IS1182 family transposase has product MLSTSKVVFKDYTPKENLLFPPNLSELIDERHPVKIVSNIIDGLDIKSLIKTYKPGGTSCYHPKMLLKVLIYGYLSNIYSSRKMEQALKENIHFMWLSAMSRPDHNTLNRFRSERLKGEIKAIFTQIVLLLEKEGLVSLKTTFVDGTKIEANANRYTFVWGRAVKKHKERIAEQLEELWNYAETVAKDELENTESIDFKEVDSEKVTQTIEKINEVLKDKKVASKVRQKLNYAKKNWADNLEKYKKQQELLEDRNYYSKTDTDATFMRMKEDHMRNGQLKPAYNLQISTHRQFILHYSIHPNPTDTKTLATHLLGFEESYHKAPKELVADAGYGSEENYNLLKSKKIKAYVKYNYFRKDQKSGQITTSQNNPKLAKIREKVFKLLNTSKGIKLRKQRCHDVEPVFAELKHNKNFKRFMLRGKNKVEVEIGILAIAHNLKKMSKAA; this is encoded by the coding sequence GTGTTAAGTACGTCAAAAGTAGTCTTTAAAGATTACACCCCCAAAGAAAATCTGCTTTTTCCTCCCAATTTATCGGAGTTGATTGATGAGCGACATCCTGTGAAAATTGTTTCAAACATTATTGATGGCTTGGATATCAAAAGCTTAATTAAAACCTACAAACCTGGCGGAACATCTTGCTACCACCCAAAAATGCTTTTGAAAGTTTTGATTTATGGCTATTTAAGCAATATCTATTCAAGCCGCAAAATGGAGCAGGCCTTGAAAGAAAACATCCATTTTATGTGGCTCTCTGCAATGAGCCGTCCCGATCATAACACCTTAAACAGGTTCCGTAGTGAACGATTGAAAGGTGAGATTAAAGCTATTTTCACACAAATTGTTCTTCTTTTGGAAAAGGAAGGTTTGGTAAGTCTGAAAACCACTTTTGTAGATGGCACCAAGATAGAAGCCAATGCCAATCGCTATACTTTTGTTTGGGGAAGAGCTGTCAAAAAACACAAAGAAAGGATTGCAGAGCAATTAGAAGAGCTTTGGAACTATGCAGAAACAGTTGCCAAAGACGAGCTTGAAAATACAGAAAGTATTGATTTTAAAGAAGTAGATTCTGAAAAAGTAACTCAAACCATCGAAAAGATCAATGAAGTTTTGAAAGATAAAAAAGTAGCTTCAAAAGTTCGTCAGAAACTGAATTATGCTAAGAAAAACTGGGCAGATAATTTAGAGAAATATAAAAAACAGCAAGAATTATTAGAAGATAGAAATTACTATTCCAAAACCGATACAGACGCTACTTTTATGCGAATGAAGGAGGATCATATGCGAAACGGACAACTAAAACCCGCTTACAATCTACAAATTTCTACCCATAGACAATTCATTTTACATTATTCAATTCATCCCAACCCAACAGACACCAAAACATTAGCGACTCATTTACTGGGTTTTGAAGAAAGCTATCATAAAGCTCCCAAAGAGCTTGTTGCTGATGCTGGTTATGGCTCAGAAGAAAATTACAACTTGTTAAAATCTAAGAAAATAAAAGCTTATGTTAAATATAATTACTTCAGAAAAGATCAGAAATCGGGACAAATAACCACTTCACAAAACAATCCTAAATTGGCAAAAATCAGAGAAAAGGTTTTCAAACTTCTTAATACCAGCAAGGGCATCAAACTCAGAAAACAAAGATGCCATGATGTTGAACCTGTTTTTGCAGAGCTCAAACACAACAAAAATTTTAAACGATTCATGCTTCGGGGAAAAAATAAAGTCGAGGTAGAAATCGGCATACTCGCAATTGCCCACAATCTAAAGAAAATGTCAAAAGCAGCCTAA
- a CDS encoding TetR/AcrR family transcriptional regulator — MTSPKQRIIETALRLFSTQGYNTTGINQIISEANVAKASFYQYFKSKEDLCVEFLNARHTYWFNALNSFTASETRVNSKVIASFDFLIFMNKKEDFRGCSFLNTLSEIPMDNQKILAVIQNHKSDLRSYFLELLNNQELSDHVYLLFESSIIESQMFRSNELIEVSKRLITNLIQ, encoded by the coding sequence ATGACGTCTCCAAAGCAAAGAATTATAGAAACTGCATTAAGATTATTTTCAACACAAGGATATAATACTACAGGGATTAATCAGATTATTTCAGAAGCAAATGTTGCGAAGGCAAGCTTTTACCAATATTTTAAGTCTAAGGAAGATTTGTGTGTAGAGTTTCTTAATGCCAGACATACCTATTGGTTTAATGCGCTAAATAGCTTTACAGCGTCAGAAACGAGGGTGAATTCCAAAGTAATTGCATCTTTTGACTTCCTGATCTTTATGAACAAAAAGGAGGATTTCAGGGGCTGTAGCTTTCTTAATACCTTATCCGAAATTCCAATGGATAATCAGAAAATATTAGCAGTTATTCAAAATCATAAATCAGATTTACGAAGCTATTTTTTGGAACTGCTAAATAATCAGGAACTATCTGATCATGTTTACCTGCTTTTCGAAAGCAGTATTATAGAAAGCCAAATGTTCAGATCAAATGAATTAATAGAAGTATCAAAAAGACTTATCACCAATTTAATACAATAA
- a CDS encoding nuclear transport factor 2 family protein codes for MEQKHPLPPFTLETAKEKIQMAEDAWNSQDPERVSKAYTVDSEWRNRDRFINGREEIVEFLREKWAKELNYKLRKEYWAHTDNRIAVRFEYEYQRENGDWFRAYGNENWEFDENGLMKKRYASINDLPIKEEERKFKGV; via the coding sequence ATGGAACAGAAACATCCGCTTCCGCCTTTTACTCTTGAAACGGCGAAAGAAAAAATTCAGATGGCAGAAGATGCCTGGAACAGCCAGGATCCTGAAAGAGTGTCCAAAGCTTATACTGTAGACAGTGAATGGAGAAACAGAGATAGGTTTATTAATGGAAGAGAAGAAATTGTTGAATTTCTTCGTGAAAAATGGGCTAAAGAATTGAACTATAAACTCAGAAAAGAATATTGGGCACACACTGATAACCGCATCGCAGTTCGCTTTGAATATGAATATCAGAGAGAAAATGGAGATTGGTTCAGAGCTTATGGAAATGAAAACTGGGAATTTGATGAGAATGGTCTGATGAAGAAAAGATATGCAAGCATTAATGATCTTCCGATAAAAGAAGAAGAACGAAAGTTCAAAGGTGTATAA
- a CDS encoding OsmC family protein — MGVTVKASLGKTKYYTEVTAGENKIITDEPVDLGGQNKGFNPFEILATSLASCTAATLRMYIDRKGWDIENINVEVNLDNFPLTKRAIFERAISFEGTDLDEDQLKRLHAIADACPIHKILNNDIEILTKFS, encoded by the coding sequence ATGGGGGTAACGGTAAAAGCAAGTTTAGGAAAAACAAAATATTATACGGAAGTAACCGCTGGTGAAAACAAAATCATCACGGATGAACCTGTAGACCTGGGAGGGCAAAATAAAGGATTCAATCCTTTTGAAATTCTGGCCACTTCTCTGGCAAGCTGTACAGCAGCTACTTTAAGAATGTATATTGACCGAAAAGGATGGGATATTGAAAACATTAATGTAGAAGTCAATCTGGATAACTTTCCACTCACTAAAAGAGCTATTTTCGAAAGAGCCATCAGCTTTGAAGGAACAGATCTGGATGAAGATCAGCTTAAAAGACTTCATGCTATTGCAGACGCCTGCCCTATCCATAAAATTTTAAATAACGATATAGAAATACTAACCAAATTCTCATAA
- a CDS encoding transketolase yields the protein MSKSIEELKSLATQIRRDILRMVHAVNSGHPGGSLGCTEFFTALYGKVMNYHLPFTMEGKNEDHFYLSNGHISPVFYSTLARFGFFPVEELKTFRKLNSRLQGHPTTHEGLPGIRVASGSLGQGLSVAIGAALGKKLDGDQSLVYSLHGDGELQEGQIWEALMFAAAKKVDNIISTIDYNGRQIDGDTDDVLSLGDLHAKLAAFGWIVLEEKNGNDLEAVIHILERAKAETGKGKPVAIMLHTEMGSGVDYMMGSHAWHGKAPNDEQLEAAFKQLYLEAPADY from the coding sequence ATGAGTAAAAGTATTGAAGAGCTAAAATCTCTTGCTACACAAATCAGAAGAGACATTTTAAGAATGGTTCATGCTGTTAATTCAGGACACCCGGGCGGAAGTTTAGGATGTACGGAGTTCTTCACAGCACTTTACGGAAAAGTAATGAACTATCATCTTCCTTTCACTATGGAAGGTAAAAATGAAGATCATTTTTATCTTTCAAATGGTCATATTTCACCGGTTTTCTATTCTACTTTAGCCAGATTTGGCTTTTTTCCGGTAGAAGAATTAAAGACTTTCAGAAAATTGAATTCAAGATTACAAGGTCACCCGACTACTCACGAGGGCTTACCTGGTATTCGTGTTGCTTCAGGATCTTTGGGTCAGGGACTTTCAGTAGCTATTGGTGCTGCTTTAGGAAAAAAACTGGATGGTGATCAATCATTGGTGTACTCTCTTCACGGAGATGGTGAGCTACAGGAAGGACAGATTTGGGAAGCTTTGATGTTTGCTGCAGCTAAGAAAGTTGATAATATCATTTCAACAATCGATTATAACGGACGTCAAATAGATGGTGATACGGATGATGTATTAAGTTTAGGAGATCTACATGCTAAATTAGCGGCATTCGGATGGATCGTTTTAGAAGAGAAAAACGGTAATGATCTTGAAGCGGTAATTCATATTCTGGAAAGAGCAAAAGCTGAAACAGGAAAAGGAAAACCTGTAGCAATCATGCTGCATACAGAAATGGGTTCCGGAGTAGATTATATGATGGGAAGCCACGCTTGGCATGGTAAAGCTCCTAATGATGAGCAGTTGGAAGCAGCATTTAAACAACTTTATCTGGAAGCTCCGGCAGACTACTAA
- a CDS encoding (4Fe-4S)-binding protein codes for METHEYNNGNITVIWMPKKCIHSGICVKMLPQVYNPKDRPWIKAENATAQELKNQIENCPSGALTYKFNTEQ; via the coding sequence ATGGAAACACACGAATATAATAACGGAAATATTACCGTGATCTGGATGCCTAAAAAATGTATCCACTCTGGTATCTGTGTGAAAATGCTGCCTCAGGTTTACAATCCTAAGGACCGGCCTTGGATAAAAGCCGAGAATGCAACAGCACAGGAACTTAAAAATCAAATCGAAAATTGTCCTTCAGGGGCGCTAACTTACAAATTCAATACTGAACAATAA
- a CDS encoding transketolase family protein codes for MKYTYTEKKDTRSGFGAGLAELADKNPNVVALCADLIGSLKMEKFIEKAPERFFQVGIAEANMIGIAAGLSITGKIPFTGTFANFSTSRVYDQIRQSVAYSGKNVKICASHAGLTLGEDGATHQVLEDIGMMKMLPGMTVINPCDYNQTKAATIAIADFEGPVYLRFGRPTVPVFIPEDMPFEIGKGILLQEGKDVTIVATGHLVWESLVAADELEKEGISCEVINIHTIKPLDEEIILKSVEKTGKIVTAEEHNYLGGLGESIAGMLARRRPTRQEFVAVNDSFGESATPAELMKKYKIDAAAVKEAVKRILEK; via the coding sequence ATGAAATATACATATACAGAAAAAAAAGATACACGTTCAGGATTCGGTGCAGGATTAGCTGAGCTTGCTGACAAGAATCCAAATGTAGTAGCACTTTGTGCGGATCTTATTGGTTCTTTGAAGATGGAAAAATTCATTGAAAAAGCACCTGAGAGATTCTTCCAGGTAGGAATTGCAGAAGCTAACATGATTGGTATAGCTGCAGGTCTTAGCATCACAGGAAAAATTCCTTTTACAGGAACCTTTGCTAATTTTTCTACTTCCAGAGTCTATGACCAGATTCGTCAGTCTGTAGCTTATTCCGGTAAAAATGTAAAAATCTGTGCTTCTCACGCTGGTCTTACTCTTGGAGAAGATGGAGCTACACACCAGGTATTGGAAGATATCGGTATGATGAAAATGCTTCCGGGAATGACTGTGATCAATCCTTGTGATTACAATCAGACAAAAGCAGCTACTATTGCTATTGCTGATTTTGAAGGACCTGTATATTTAAGATTCGGAAGACCTACAGTTCCTGTATTTATTCCTGAAGATATGCCTTTTGAAATCGGTAAAGGAATTCTTTTACAAGAAGGTAAGGATGTAACCATTGTTGCAACAGGACATTTGGTTTGGGAGTCTCTTGTAGCAGCAGATGAGCTTGAAAAAGAAGGTATTTCTTGTGAGGTGATCAATATCCATACGATCAAACCTTTGGACGAAGAGATCATCTTAAAATCAGTTGAGAAAACAGGAAAAATCGTTACAGCTGAAGAGCATAACTATTTAGGTGGTTTAGGAGAGTCTATTGCCGGAATGTTGGCAAGAAGAAGACCTACCAGACAAGAATTCGTAGCGGTAAATGACAGTTTCGGAGAATCTGCTACTCCTGCTGAACTGATGAAGAAATATAAAATTGACGCTGCAGCTGTAAAAGAAGCGGTTAAAAGGATTTTAGAGAAGTAA